The following coding sequences are from one Candidatus Edwardsbacteria bacterium window:
- the polA gene encoding DNA polymerase I: protein MPTVMLVDGTALAYRAYFAFIRNPLINSKGENTSASYGFATILINLLKKHQPDYLGVAFDTKAPTFRHVKFEAYKAQRPGMPDELKAQLPRIKQVLKAMEIAVLENDGYEADDVLAGLAKQAEAKNWPSYIVTGDKDLLQIVTDKIKVIRPRTGKNEEQIFGPAEVKREYGVIPDKIKDIFALSGDAADNVPGVPGIGPKTATELIIEFGSFDNLYQNLDKVKKPRIKKLLEDNKEQAVMSRELVTLHMDELPLVSLSDLRIHEPDREKVAHLFRELEFGSLLREFQAGQVKSVEFQTIRAGTDLELVIGKIKKAGELYFEPEFRQDKIFRAAVMVDSKPLIVENKHLNKLKLVWENHKITKIGHDIKSTIRKSGLAMNGPMFDTMLASYLIDPSWRHHQSLEAMAGEHLGLAFEATQPSTKKQTELAFEIDDETRDQMLGRRLDAIKSLKEKFQQEMDEKNLTELFQKVEMPLLAVLAEIESYGVLLDLNIFKTMSRDLEKQIGKLEKEIYKEAGEEFNINSPKQLGVILFDKLKIGKAKKTKTGYSTDVSVLESFANVHPLPQLILDYRQLFKLKSTYVDALPALVDDKTGRLHTTFNQALTETGRLSSSDPNLQNIPMREGVGREIRKGFIAEKGHLLLSADYSQVELRLVAHLSGDQRLQQAFRSQRDIHTETACAVFGCEEGEVAPDMRRKAKAINFGIIYGMGPYGLAQQLGIGVGEAATFIEQYFQQFPQVQAWIALTTAQAKKDGFVCTMLGRRRYLPEINSDNGQRRAFAERTAVNTPIQGTAADLIKLAMVNIARRFEDEKLRSRMILQVHDELLFEVEKSELAKVKKIVKQEMENAIEISVPVVVEMGEGENWFEAH from the coding sequence ATGCCTACAGTAATGCTTGTCGACGGCACGGCCCTGGCCTACCGGGCTTATTTTGCCTTCATCCGTAACCCGCTGATAAACTCCAAGGGCGAGAACACCAGCGCCAGCTACGGCTTTGCCACCATCCTGATCAACCTGTTAAAAAAGCATCAGCCAGATTATTTAGGGGTGGCCTTCGATACCAAAGCCCCCACCTTTCGCCACGTAAAATTCGAGGCCTATAAGGCCCAGCGTCCCGGCATGCCGGACGAGCTCAAGGCCCAGCTGCCGCGCATCAAGCAGGTCCTCAAGGCCATGGAGATAGCGGTGCTGGAGAACGACGGCTACGAGGCCGACGATGTTCTGGCCGGACTGGCCAAGCAGGCCGAAGCCAAGAACTGGCCCAGCTATATCGTCACCGGGGACAAGGACCTGCTGCAGATCGTCACGGACAAGATCAAGGTCATCCGCCCCCGGACCGGCAAAAACGAGGAGCAGATATTCGGGCCGGCCGAGGTCAAACGGGAATACGGGGTGATCCCCGATAAGATCAAGGACATCTTCGCCCTGTCCGGCGATGCGGCGGACAACGTTCCGGGCGTGCCGGGCATCGGGCCCAAAACCGCCACCGAGCTGATAATAGAATTCGGATCGTTCGATAACCTATATCAGAATTTGGACAAGGTCAAAAAGCCCCGTATAAAAAAACTTTTGGAGGACAATAAGGAGCAGGCCGTGATGTCCCGGGAACTGGTAACCCTGCACATGGATGAACTGCCGCTGGTTTCGCTGTCCGATCTGCGGATCCATGAGCCGGACCGGGAGAAGGTGGCCCATTTGTTTCGCGAACTGGAGTTCGGCTCGCTGCTGAGGGAGTTTCAGGCCGGTCAGGTGAAAAGCGTGGAGTTTCAGACTATCCGGGCCGGAACCGATCTAGAACTAGTGATCGGAAAAATCAAGAAAGCCGGGGAATTGTATTTCGAACCGGAGTTCCGCCAGGACAAGATCTTTCGGGCAGCGGTGATGGTGGACAGCAAACCGCTGATAGTGGAGAATAAGCATCTAAATAAACTCAAACTGGTCTGGGAGAATCATAAGATCACCAAGATCGGCCACGATATTAAATCCACCATCCGGAAAAGCGGTCTGGCTATGAACGGGCCGATGTTCGACACCATGCTGGCGTCGTATTTGATAGACCCGTCCTGGCGGCATCACCAGTCGCTGGAGGCCATGGCCGGGGAGCATCTGGGACTGGCTTTTGAGGCGACCCAGCCATCCACCAAGAAACAGACCGAGCTGGCCTTCGAAATTGATGATGAAACGCGCGACCAGATGTTGGGGCGCAGACTGGATGCCATCAAGTCACTCAAGGAAAAATTCCAACAAGAGATGGATGAGAAAAATCTGACCGAGCTGTTCCAGAAAGTGGAGATGCCTTTGCTGGCGGTGCTGGCGGAGATAGAATCCTACGGGGTTCTGCTGGATCTTAATATTTTCAAAACCATGTCCCGCGATCTGGAAAAGCAGATCGGCAAACTGGAAAAGGAGATATATAAAGAAGCCGGCGAGGAATTCAACATCAATTCTCCGAAACAACTGGGGGTGATACTGTTCGACAAGCTGAAGATCGGCAAGGCCAAGAAGACCAAGACCGGATACTCCACCGACGTTTCGGTGTTGGAATCATTCGCCAATGTTCATCCACTGCCGCAGTTGATTCTGGATTACCGCCAGTTGTTCAAGCTAAAATCAACCTATGTGGACGCCCTGCCGGCCCTGGTTGACGATAAAACCGGCCGGCTGCACACCACCTTCAACCAGGCCCTGACCGAGACCGGGCGGCTGTCCTCCTCAGATCCCAATCTTCAGAACATTCCAATGCGGGAAGGAGTGGGACGGGAGATCCGCAAGGGCTTTATCGCCGAGAAGGGGCATCTTTTATTATCGGCCGATTATTCCCAAGTGGAACTCCGGCTGGTGGCACACCTATCCGGGGACCAGCGCCTGCAGCAGGCCTTCAGGTCCCAGCGCGATATTCACACCGAGACGGCCTGCGCCGTGTTCGGCTGCGAGGAGGGCGAGGTTGCGCCCGACATGCGGCGCAAGGCCAAGGCCATCAATTTTGGCATCATCTACGGCATGGGGCCCTATGGGCTGGCCCAGCAGCTGGGCATTGGAGTGGGCGAGGCGGCCACATTCATAGAACAGTATTTCCAACAGTTCCCCCAGGTGCAGGCCTGGATAGCGTTGACCACCGCCCAGGCCAAAAAGGACGGTTTCGTCTGCACCATGCTGGGCCGCAGGCGTTACCTGCCGGAGATCAACTCCGACAACGGCCAGAGAAGGGCCTTTGCCGAACGCACCGCGGTCAATACCCCCATCCAGGGGACGGCGGCCGACCTGATAAAATTGGCCATGGTCAACATTGCCAGAAGATTTGAGGATGAGAAGCTAAGAAGCCGGATGATCCTGCAGGTGCATGACGAACTGCTGTTTGAGGTAGAGAAGAGCGAGCTGGCCAAGGTGAAAAAGATAGTCAAGCAGGAGATGGAGAACGCCATAGAGATCTCGGTGCCGGTGGTGGTGGAGATGGGCGAAGGGGAGAACTGGTTTGAGGCTCATTAA
- the mraZ gene encoding division/cell wall cluster transcriptional repressor MraZ, whose product MFGGTYHHNLDAKGRLNIPAQLRKMISAQANNQLWITRGLKDGCLFVYPNDNWLRKMEELNALPRTEENRNAIRIFSAESFPVEIDSQGRIIIPAQFQKQANLSKEVVIAGVMDKIELWNPSAYEKFLGDNSDNYQELVKQL is encoded by the coding sequence ATTTTCGGGGGAACATACCATCATAATCTCGATGCCAAGGGCCGGCTGAATATTCCGGCCCAGCTTCGGAAGATGATCTCCGCCCAAGCCAACAACCAGCTGTGGATCACCCGCGGCCTGAAGGACGGCTGCCTGTTCGTCTATCCCAATGATAATTGGCTGAGGAAGATGGAGGAGTTGAATGCCCTTCCCCGCACCGAGGAGAACCGCAACGCCATCAGGATCTTTTCGGCCGAGAGTTTTCCGGTGGAGATAGATTCGCAGGGGAGGATCATCATCCCCGCCCAGTTCCAGAAGCAGGCCAACCTCAGCAAGGAGGTGGTGATCGCCGGGGTGATGGACAAGATAGAATTGTGGAATCCCTCGGCTTACGAAAAATTCCTGGGCGACAACAGCGATAACTACCAGGAACTGGTCAAGCAGCTTTAA
- a CDS encoding STAS domain-containing protein, producing the protein MRIQVLPAGQNATKLEVNGMINLQGFFQIEEAILRVIKKNCFRVEMDMSQVKHMDYRGVEILLKRAERLRSYGGDLILSGLSPYLVNILRMAGAAESFEVLDNDAAAQGDLFKRQDNSDQENPPLSAVA; encoded by the coding sequence ATGAGGATACAAGTTTTACCGGCCGGACAGAACGCCACCAAACTGGAGGTCAACGGGATGATCAATCTCCAGGGTTTTTTTCAGATCGAGGAAGCTATTTTGAGGGTGATCAAAAAGAATTGCTTCAGGGTGGAGATGGATATGTCCCAGGTAAAACATATGGACTATCGGGGGGTGGAGATCCTTTTAAAACGGGCCGAACGGCTGCGCAGTTACGGAGGGGACCTGATCTTAAGCGGTCTGTCCCCCTATCTGGTGAACATCCTGCGAATGGCCGGGGCGGCCGAATCCTTCGAGGTCCTGGATAACGATGCTGCCGCCCAGGGCGACCTTTTCAAACGGCAGGATAATTCGGACCAGGAGAATCCCCCGTTGTCGGCCGTGGCCTGA
- the rsmH gene encoding 16S rRNA (cytosine(1402)-N(4))-methyltransferase RsmH, with protein sequence MSQPFQHRPVLLNQSIDHLAVKPGGNYLDGTLGGGGHSKKILERSSPDGKLIGLDRDPVALAAARENLNTFGNRVLFFERNFSELADIMANISFDIHGVLLDLGVSSPQIDRQERGFSFQGDGPLDMRMGNSSLTAEEIINNYQPAELKKIFWEYGQERFSGKIARAIAKAREISRITTTGQLAEIIKSTRPEMPTKTLSRIFQAIRIEVNDELGSLKKGLQAAIDIMVPGGRLVVLTYHSLEDGMVKDLFRQAADPCTCPKQLPFCACGKKPAIKILSRKPVLPDDDEIVQNPRARSAHLRTAEKL encoded by the coding sequence ATGTCCCAACCATTCCAACATCGACCGGTTCTTTTAAACCAAAGCATAGATCATCTGGCCGTCAAGCCCGGAGGAAACTACCTGGATGGGACACTGGGCGGCGGCGGACACAGCAAAAAAATATTAGAGAGAAGCTCGCCGGACGGAAAACTGATCGGCTTGGACCGCGACCCAGTGGCCCTGGCGGCGGCCCGGGAGAATTTAAATACATTCGGCAACAGGGTTTTGTTCTTTGAGAGAAATTTTTCGGAGTTGGCGGATATCATGGCCAACATCTCCTTTGACATCCACGGGGTGCTGCTGGACCTGGGGGTTTCCTCTCCCCAGATCGACCGGCAGGAGCGGGGTTTCTCCTTTCAGGGCGACGGTCCGCTGGACATGCGGATGGGAAATTCTTCCCTGACGGCCGAGGAGATCATAAATAACTACCAGCCGGCTGAACTAAAGAAGATTTTTTGGGAATACGGCCAGGAAAGGTTTTCCGGCAAGATAGCCAGGGCGATCGCAAAAGCAAGAGAGATATCCAGAATAACAACCACCGGACAACTGGCTGAAATCATCAAGAGTACCAGGCCTGAGATGCCGACCAAGACACTTTCCCGCATATTTCAGGCCATAAGGATAGAGGTCAACGACGAGCTGGGTTCATTGAAAAAAGGATTGCAGGCGGCGATTGACATCATGGTTCCCGGCGGAAGACTGGTGGTGCTGACCTATCATTCGCTGGAGGACGGAATGGTCAAGGATCTTTTCCGCCAGGCGGCCGATCCCTGCACCTGCCCCAAACAATTGCCTTTCTGCGCCTGCGGCAAGAAGCCGGCAATAAAAATACTGAGCCGTAAGCCGGTATTGCCGGATGATGACGAAATCGTCCAGAATCCCAGGGCCCGAAGCGCCCATCTCAGAACGGCGGAAAAATTATGA
- a CDS encoding cell division protein FtsL, translating into MSKYLHRGEYQPGRDKTGWLIAAISLAFFAVLFCYVWQKIYLARQVAAIEYYQEANRRVSDRVKMLTVEKQQLSFRGRIEQMAVGSLGLAYPEKSQIVAMILPPRGRGKASWSSNLAGVFKPASTAWGQQ; encoded by the coding sequence ATGAGCAAGTACTTACATAGAGGCGAATACCAGCCGGGCCGGGACAAGACCGGTTGGCTGATCGCGGCCATCTCCCTGGCCTTTTTTGCCGTATTGTTCTGCTACGTATGGCAGAAGATATATCTGGCCCGGCAGGTGGCGGCCATAGAATACTATCAGGAAGCCAACCGCAGGGTCTCCGACCGGGTAAAGATGCTGACGGTGGAGAAACAGCAATTATCATTCCGGGGCAGGATAGAGCAGATGGCGGTGGGCAGTCTGGGGCTGGCCTATCCTGAGAAATCCCAGATAGTGGCCATGATCCTGCCGCCCAGAGGCAGGGGCAAAGCCAGTTGGTCCTCTAACCTGGCCGGGGTCTTCAAGCCGGCATCAACCGCTTGGGGGCAGCAATGA
- a CDS encoding penicillin-binding protein 2, which yields MNRGRLTILALAGLVIWSVMFGRLVWLQSVRGGHYKYLAQRQHQQRIGILPERGRIYDRCGRPLALSFDGRRSYPYGSMGAQLLGFIGDDGRGLEGMELLYDDLLRGQSGWAIRQRDATGRTHATLEYASSPAKAGHSVFLTIDAEYQAIADQELDRGAKSARASSGAVVISDPGTGEILAIASYPSFDPNRFNNYGRGSYINRAVLEQFEPGSTFKIITMAAAIEEGVTGPEDIIDGEKGTFSIGGYKIGEAEKHKYGPITASEAIAHSSNICLVKVGQELGKEKLYQYARSFGFGCKTGIEFPGETEGVMERPDKWSVIQGANISFGQGLSVNAIQLTAAYAAIANGGFLVKPRLLRGYGENSEAVPGSEKADTLRRVISQETSRILVAMLEQCVEKGTGQPAAINGWKIAGKTGTAQKKAEGRKGYDRDKYIASFIGFIPAESPRLVVTVIINEPHGKVYGGQVAAPVCRNIMKRIISLPGGFAQDLMANHTGINTKL from the coding sequence ATGAACCGGGGCCGGCTTACCATATTGGCGTTAGCCGGCCTGGTGATATGGTCCGTTATGTTTGGCCGTTTGGTCTGGCTGCAGTCAGTCAGGGGCGGCCATTATAAATATCTGGCCCAAAGACAGCACCAGCAAAGGATAGGGATCCTGCCGGAGCGGGGGAGGATATACGATCGTTGCGGCCGGCCATTGGCATTGTCTTTTGATGGCCGGCGTTCCTATCCCTACGGTTCGATGGGGGCCCAGCTGCTGGGTTTCATCGGAGACGATGGCCGGGGCCTGGAGGGAATGGAGCTCCTATACGACGATCTGTTAAGAGGGCAGAGCGGCTGGGCCATCAGACAGCGCGACGCCACCGGCCGGACCCATGCCACCCTGGAATATGCCTCGTCCCCGGCCAAGGCCGGCCACAGCGTTTTCCTGACCATCGATGCCGAATACCAGGCCATAGCCGACCAGGAACTGGATAGGGGGGCCAAGTCAGCCAGGGCGTCCTCGGGCGCAGTGGTGATCTCCGACCCCGGCACCGGCGAGATACTGGCCATTGCCAGTTATCCCTCGTTCGATCCCAACCGTTTCAATAACTATGGCCGGGGATCATACATTAACCGGGCGGTGCTGGAGCAGTTCGAGCCCGGCTCCACTTTTAAGATCATCACCATGGCGGCCGCGATCGAGGAAGGGGTGACCGGACCGGAGGATATCATCGACGGGGAAAAAGGCACTTTCAGCATCGGCGGCTACAAAATCGGCGAGGCCGAGAAACATAAATACGGCCCGATAACCGCCTCGGAGGCCATTGCCCACTCCAGCAATATCTGCCTGGTCAAGGTCGGCCAGGAACTGGGCAAGGAGAAACTCTACCAATATGCCCGTTCCTTCGGCTTCGGATGCAAGACCGGAATAGAGTTTCCCGGAGAGACCGAGGGGGTGATGGAGAGGCCGGATAAATGGTCGGTGATCCAGGGCGCCAACATCAGCTTCGGCCAAGGTCTCTCGGTCAATGCCATTCAGCTGACGGCAGCCTATGCCGCCATCGCCAATGGTGGATTTCTGGTGAAACCGCGGCTGCTTAGGGGGTATGGGGAAAACAGTGAAGCAGTGCCGGGATCCGAGAAAGCCGATACCCTCCGCCGGGTGATATCCCAGGAGACCTCCAGAATACTGGTGGCCATGCTGGAACAGTGCGTGGAGAAAGGCACCGGCCAGCCGGCGGCCATCAACGGCTGGAAGATCGCCGGCAAGACCGGCACCGCCCAGAAGAAGGCCGAAGGCCGCAAGGGCTACGATCGGGATAAATACATCGCCTCGTTCATCGGTTTTATTCCGGCGGAATCCCCCCGGCTGGTGGTGACGGTGATAATCAACGAACCGCACGGCAAGGTGTATGGCGGCCAGGTGGCGGCGCCCGTCTGCCGCAATATAATGAAGCGGATCATCAGCCTGCCCGGAGGTTTCGCCCAGGACCTGATGGCCAACCATACGGGGATAAATACGAAATTGTGA
- a CDS encoding UDP-N-acetylmuramoyl-L-alanyl-D-glutamate--2,6-diaminopimelate ligase produces the protein MKITELIKSCPDQIVSRSALPEGMEISGMHYDSRKIEKGNLFFAISGYQSDGNKFVGQALANGAGLIVSESNKISDDVPWIKVANCRRAMALMSAAFLGRPADQLDMIAVTGTAGKTTTTYLLRSIMETAGRRTGLLGTINYWIRDRKFSAPNTTPESLDLQDLLFRMVSAGADTAIMEASSHGIELDRVAGINFSTAVFTNFSQDHLDFHGDMESYLKSKLKLFQNLWGGATAVINLDDPAAGRVREAVRTKTLTFGIDSQADITADNIISTPQGSKFGLKISDRAIEINLAVAGRHNIYNALAAAAAALSCGIPLEEIRSGLEKISSVPGRFEPVNLGQDFSVIVDYAHTPEELEHLLNAARELKPQRIIAVFGCGGDRDRSKRPLMGRAVAKNSDIVVVTSDNPRTEDPDQIINDILPGLSGREYILLPDRKEAIYKSIELAQKGDMVIIAGKGHEDYQILNAAKIHFDDREIAGEALKQRLGV, from the coding sequence ATGAAGATAACAGAACTCATAAAATCCTGCCCCGATCAGATCGTCTCCCGGTCAGCACTGCCGGAGGGGATGGAGATCAGCGGGATGCATTATGATTCCCGGAAAATAGAGAAGGGAAATCTGTTCTTTGCCATTTCCGGCTACCAATCCGACGGCAATAAGTTCGTCGGGCAGGCTTTGGCCAACGGGGCCGGCCTGATCGTCAGCGAGAGCAATAAAATATCGGATGATGTCCCCTGGATCAAAGTGGCCAATTGCCGCCGGGCCATGGCTCTGATGTCAGCCGCTTTCCTGGGCCGGCCGGCGGACCAGCTGGATATGATCGCGGTGACCGGCACCGCCGGGAAGACCACCACCACCTATCTGCTGCGCTCCATCATGGAAACGGCCGGCAGGAGGACCGGCCTTTTGGGCACCATCAACTACTGGATACGGGACAGAAAATTCTCGGCCCCCAACACCACTCCGGAATCGCTGGACCTCCAGGATCTGCTGTTCCGGATGGTCAGCGCCGGGGCCGATACCGCCATCATGGAGGCCTCGTCGCACGGCATCGAGCTGGACCGGGTGGCCGGCATAAATTTCTCCACCGCGGTTTTCACCAACTTCTCCCAGGATCACCTGGATTTCCACGGCGATATGGAAAGCTATCTTAAATCCAAGCTGAAGCTGTTCCAGAACCTGTGGGGCGGGGCCACGGCGGTGATCAACCTGGATGACCCGGCAGCCGGCCGGGTCAGGGAAGCGGTCAGGACCAAAACCTTGACCTTCGGAATAGACAGCCAGGCTGATATCACGGCGGATAATATTATCAGCACTCCACAGGGCTCAAAGTTCGGATTAAAAATAAGCGATCGGGCGATAGAAATAAACCTGGCGGTAGCCGGCCGGCACAATATTTATAACGCCCTGGCGGCTGCAGCTGCGGCTTTGTCCTGCGGCATACCGCTGGAAGAGATCAGGTCCGGCCTGGAGAAGATCAGCAGCGTGCCCGGCAGGTTCGAGCCGGTGAACCTGGGCCAGGATTTTTCGGTGATAGTGGATTATGCCCATACCCCCGAGGAACTGGAACATCTCCTGAATGCGGCCAGGGAGCTTAAGCCCCAAAGGATCATAGCCGTTTTCGGCTGCGGGGGCGACCGCGACCGCAGCAAGCGCCCCCTGATGGGCAGGGCGGTGGCAAAGAATTCCGACATAGTGGTCGTAACTTCGGACAACCCGCGAACCGAGGACCCGGATCAGATCATCAACGATATTCTGCCCGGTCTGTCCGGCCGGGAATATATCCTGCTGCCCGATCGCAAAGAGGCCATATACAAATCCATCGAACTGGCCCAAAAAGGGGACATGGTAATCATAGCCGGCAAAGGCCATGAGGATTACCAGATACTGAACGCAGCCAAGATCCATTTTGACGACCGGGAGATCGCAGGAGAAGCCCTGAAACAAAGGCTGGGCGTCTGA
- a CDS encoding UDP-N-acetylmuramoyl-tripeptide--D-alanyl-D-alanine ligase: MENMSLSEIARAVGGTLSGRDGLAEGLSIDSRTIKPGELFIAIKGPKFDGHEFVAQAIRNGASGVMISGNIDRNGETVPGFIKVSDTLRALKELAYFYRKKYNPKMIGITGTNGKTTVKEMTAAILSAKYNVLKNQGNLNNQYGIPLSLFKLTVEHQIGVMELGMSALGEIADLCRLVEPEIGMITNVGEGHTLYLKDLPTVGRAKGELLEALPKGGLAVVNGDDANVMAQTTRTRAKIIKFGMGDDCHYRAEQINYGPDGTSFKVNGQWVIIRQPGLHNVYNCLAAIAVGEALGVDIKSAAEKLAGLEPSPMRLEVITAGKFTIINDAYNANPPSMRAALKVLGSWDVSRRKVAILGEMLELGGIEKLRHHDIGAFAAENADLVLAVGPLGNDIYLGASGLKKNSRHYQDNAALIAELGNILKKGDVVLVKASRGRHFEEIVNAIKGLS; this comes from the coding sequence ATGGAGAACATGAGCCTGTCGGAGATAGCCCGGGCGGTGGGCGGAACGCTTTCGGGCAGGGATGGCCTGGCCGAAGGGCTCAGCATCGACTCCCGCACCATAAAGCCGGGGGAGCTGTTCATCGCCATAAAAGGACCCAAGTTCGACGGGCATGAATTTGTTGCCCAGGCGATCAGGAACGGGGCCTCTGGGGTCATGATATCCGGAAACATAGACCGGAACGGCGAAACGGTTCCCGGATTCATCAAGGTGTCCGACACTCTCAGGGCGCTGAAGGAGCTGGCTTATTTTTATCGGAAAAAATACAATCCCAAAATGATAGGCATCACCGGCACCAATGGCAAGACCACGGTCAAGGAGATGACGGCGGCCATCCTTTCCGCCAAATACAATGTTCTCAAGAATCAGGGGAACCTGAACAACCAGTACGGCATACCGCTGTCACTGTTCAAACTTACCGTAGAACACCAGATCGGGGTGATGGAGCTGGGGATGAGCGCCCTGGGTGAGATAGCCGATCTGTGCCGTCTGGTGGAGCCGGAGATCGGGATGATAACCAACGTGGGCGAGGGCCATACCCTGTACCTGAAAGACCTACCAACGGTGGGCCGAGCCAAGGGCGAATTATTGGAGGCCCTTCCCAAAGGCGGACTGGCGGTGGTCAACGGCGATGATGCAAACGTAATGGCTCAGACCACCAGAACCAGGGCCAAAATCATAAAATTCGGGATGGGCGATGATTGCCATTACAGGGCCGAGCAGATAAATTACGGCCCGGACGGGACCTCCTTCAAAGTGAACGGGCAGTGGGTCATTATCAGGCAACCGGGACTGCATAATGTTTACAATTGCTTGGCGGCCATTGCTGTCGGGGAGGCGCTGGGGGTGGATATCAAAAGCGCTGCCGAAAAGCTGGCCGGGCTGGAACCAAGCCCCATGCGCCTGGAAGTAATAACGGCCGGCAAATTCACCATTATCAACGATGCCTATAATGCCAACCCGCCATCGATGAGGGCGGCGCTTAAAGTACTGGGATCATGGGATGTTTCCCGGAGGAAGGTGGCCATCCTGGGGGAGATGCTGGAACTGGGGGGCATCGAAAAGCTGAGGCACCACGACATCGGGGCATTTGCGGCGGAGAATGCCGACCTGGTGTTGGCGGTGGGGCCGCTGGGGAACGATATCTATCTGGGGGCCTCCGGCTTGAAGAAGAACAGCCGCCATTATCAGGATAATGCCGCTTTGATAGCCGAGCTGGGTAACATCCTGAAAAAAGGCGATGTGGTCCTGGTAAAAGCCTCCCGGGGCCGGCATTTCGAGGAGATCGTCAACGCCATAAAAGGATTATCATAG
- the mraY gene encoding phospho-N-acetylmuramoyl-pentapeptide-transferase gives MLYLLLYPLADKIHFFNLFRYITFRSAYALVTALLISFLIGPYMIRWLKKLRIGDIGREDTPDHHKKKAGTPTMGGLIILASIIIPVLLWADLTNRYIQIASVVTICLAAIGFSDDYLKVVKKQPKGLVGRKKLAWQIVLSVIIGAILVIYPLNPEFATKTNFLFFKNIFINLAWWMFIPFVVMVIVGTSNAVNLTDGLDGLAIGVVLFAAAAYAVMCYFAGNFKLASYLNIIFMKGSGELTIFCSAIVGASLGFLWYNAHPAEIMMGDTGSLALGGAIGTTAVLIKQEILLLIVGGVFVMEALSVILQVASFKMTGKRIFKMAPIHHHFTLMGWSEEKIVTRFWIIALICALVALSTLKIR, from the coding sequence ATGCTGTATCTGCTGTTATACCCATTGGCCGATAAGATCCACTTCTTCAATCTGTTTCGCTACATCACTTTTCGCTCGGCCTATGCCCTGGTGACGGCGCTGCTGATATCCTTTCTGATCGGGCCCTACATGATCCGGTGGCTAAAAAAGCTCAGGATCGGCGATATCGGCCGGGAGGACACCCCTGATCATCATAAAAAAAAGGCTGGGACCCCCACCATGGGCGGGTTGATCATCCTGGCGTCCATAATAATACCGGTGCTGCTGTGGGCCGACCTGACGAACCGGTATATTCAGATCGCGTCCGTGGTCACTATTTGTCTGGCTGCTATCGGCTTCAGCGACGATTATCTAAAAGTGGTCAAAAAGCAGCCCAAGGGCCTGGTGGGAAGGAAAAAATTGGCCTGGCAAATAGTTCTGTCGGTAATAATAGGGGCCATCCTTGTCATCTATCCGTTGAATCCGGAATTTGCCACCAAGACCAATTTTCTGTTCTTTAAAAATATCTTCATCAATCTGGCCTGGTGGATGTTCATTCCCTTCGTGGTCATGGTCATAGTGGGGACATCGAATGCAGTCAATCTGACCGACGGGCTGGACGGCCTGGCCATAGGAGTGGTGCTGTTCGCCGCCGCGGCCTATGCCGTCATGTGCTATTTTGCCGGGAATTTCAAGCTGGCCAGCTATCTTAACATCATCTTCATGAAGGGCTCCGGAGAGCTGACCATATTCTGCTCTGCAATTGTCGGGGCTTCGCTGGGTTTCCTGTGGTACAACGCCCATCCGGCCGAGATAATGATGGGCGACACCGGCTCGCTGGCCCTGGGCGGGGCCATAGGCACCACTGCCGTTCTGATAAAACAGGAGATACTGCTGCTGATCGTGGGCGGGGTCTTCGTAATGGAGGCCCTATCGGTCATCCTACAGGTAGCTTCCTTCAAGATGACCGGGAAGCGGATATTCAAAATGGCTCCCATCCATCACCATTTTACCCTGATGGGCTGGAGCGAGGAAAAAATTGTCACCCGATTCTGGATAATAGCGCTGATTTGCGCCCTGGTGGCCCTGAGCACCCTGAAGATAAGATAG